TTTTTTCCTCTTTTGAACCGACTTCCTATGATACCGAATTCATTTTGGTGGTGAGCAATTTTCATCATGCACGGGGCGGGTTTCGAAGGTCTTTGGAATTGGGAAGCCGATCGGCGATCCAAGTGGAAAATATCCGGTTTTCCGCGGGAGAGATATTCGTATTCGGTGCTCTGATTTCGATGGGACTTTACCAACTAACGGTATTTTTGCTGCGGAGAGAGGAATACGGTTCCTTGTTTTTCGCAATATTCTGTTTTTTAACAAGCATTCGTTTGGTGGTGCTCGACAATTTTTACATTATGTATGTGTTCCCCGATTTTTCCTGGGAACTGATGCAAAAGATCGATTATATCTCTTCCCCCTTTCTTGTCACTGCCTTCCTCAGTTATTTCAAATCGCTTTATCCGAATAAATCGGATGTTCCCAATTGGCTCTTGATCAGTTCTTGGGTGAGCTCGATATTATTCGGCGCCTTTGTATTGTTAACGGATGCAATCGTATTTTCGAAAGCGAATTTTTTATCTCTTACGATGGTTCTTTTATTTTGTTTTTCCATATTGTTTTATGTGATCAAAGTTTATAGGGCAAAGAGAAAAGACAGCGAACTGATCTTTTACGGATTTTTACTTTTGATGATCGGTGGTTTGAACGATCTGGTTGCGGGAAATTTTATGCCCAATGCTCCTCCACTTCTTGGATTTTTTCTGTTTTTCTTTTGTTTGATCCAAAGCGTTTTATTATCCAGAAGAAATGCCCGTATCTATTCCTCGATGGAAAAATTAACGGAAGAAGTGATCGAGATCAATAAACGGCTGGAAGAATCCAATCTCGCCTATTCAAAGTTTGTTCCTCTGAAATTTTTGGAATCTTTTGACAAGCCGAAAAGTATAGATGTGGTTAGGGGTGATTATGTTGTGCGGAACATGACGGTTCTGTCTTCGGATATTCGCGATTTTACTTCTATTTCCGAGGCTTTAAGTCCTTCCGACAATTTCTTGTTTTTGAATGATTATTTGAGCAGGGTCGGTCCGGTGATCCGATCTAACCAGGGCTTTATCGAAAAATACATCGGTGATGCTATTCTCGCTTTCTTCGACAAAGGTCCGGATTCCGCGATATTAACCGCCATAGATATGCACAAGGTCATTGCTTTATGGAATAATAGCAATCGTGCCGAAAATTATCCTGAGATTCAGATCGGCGTCGGCATTCATTACGGTGAATTGATGTTAGGTGTGATTGGGGAAGAGCAAAGGATTGAGAGTGCGGTTTTGTCGGACACGGCAGGGATTGCCAATACTTTAGAATCTATGACCAAAAAATACGGTGCCAAAGTGATCATCAGTTTGGATGCTCTTTTGGAAACAAAGGAGCCTGATTCACATCCTCATCGCATTTTGGATTTCATAAAGGTTCCAGCCAAGAATAAGTTAGTTGGTATTGCAGAAATTTTACTGGAAGGTCTGGAAGACAATGCCCATCTTAAAATATTATCCAAAGTTCCTTTTGAGAGAGGAGTGAATGCATTTTGGGATGGAAATTTTTCCGAAGCATTGGATGAGTTCAATTATGTTCTGAATATCAACCCGACTGACAAAGCATCCAAACTCTATCGCGAAAAATCGATTCTCTATATTCAAAACGGTGCGCCGCCCGGTTGGGAAAAGGGTTAGAAATTTTTTGACTGAGGTGTAAGAATTTACCGAATACCTTCGACGTTTTTTTTTGAAACTTTTCGTAAAAAAAAATAAAAAAGATTTCACAATCATTACTAAAACTACTTTTTCCTTTCGTTCTTTATCTCCCCTTTGTCAATAAATTTCAGATGCGAATAATCGACCATTGTCGATTATGACTTGAGATAGCTTAATATATAAACAATAAGCACAGTCATTTTTCCTAAGGTGTCGCACGATTGAAAACTTCTACTCATCATTTCCAAGATAGACTCACTTCCGAGATCATTTCTCGTAGTAAGGTGGCGGATCGTTGGTTTTTATTCGGATTTTTGATCCACATTCCGATTTCCGTTTTATTTTCCATTCAGTTCGGAACGCAAATTCCCACTTTGATTACCGGGGGATTTGCCTTTTTGATCGGACTCGTTTCCTATTATCTTTTCTTAGGGAGCAGAAAATTAAAAATCATTAACTCTTGTTTGATTATGTTGTGGTCTGCCATTTTAATTCAAGCTCAAGTCGGTAGGATTGAAATGCATTTTCATGTTTTTAGCGGGCTTGCCTTGCTTTTGATCTATGAGGATTGGATTGTTTTTTTAACCGGCGGTGCGTTTATCGCAGTCCACCACGCCCTCTTTAATTTTTTACAATCGAAAGAAATCCAAATCGCAGGTATCCCGATTCAGATTTTCAATTACGGATGCGGTTGGGACATCGTAGCAGTCCATGCCTTTTTTGTAATCGTTGAATGTTTGGCTCTCGGTTATCTTGCGATCGTATTCCGAAGTAGGCTTGCGAATCAGTTGAAAAGTATTATCAAGACGGAGGAAACCTCGGATCATTTGCGCAAACTGGTGGAAGAAGCTCAGAAAAAATCGGAAACGTTTGCGGAGAGTCATGAAAAACTCAGGGCTTCTTCCGGCCAGTGGAAAGATAAAAATTTGTTACAATCTTATTCCTTGGAAATGATCGAGGAAAGTATCATAAAAAATTCGGAACAGTCTCATCAGATTTTTTCCATTGGAACGGAACAAAGCGAAGGTACAAAGAGTTTGTTGACCGCTTCGGGTAATTTTCTTAAGAAAATCAATCTGTTTCGTGATGCGACGAATGAGGCCAGAACCAATATGAGTCATGCTTTGAATCATGCTGATTCCAGTGAAAAGGGGATGAAGGAAATAGTACAGTCGTTTGGTGGTCTGAATCAATACAGTCTGGAAATGGACAAGATATTGAAAGTGATACGGGATATTGCGGAACGTGTCAATTTACTTGCATTAAACGCATCCATCGAGGCGGCTCGTGCCGGAGATGCAGGTCAGGGTTTCAGTGTGGTCGCTCATGAAGTTTCTAAACTTTCCGATTCCACCAAATCCGCATTGAGAGATATCGGACTACTCGTTTCCGCAATGATAAAGGAAATTCAAAAAAGCGAATTGAATTCTGTTGAAATTGCAAAAATCCATCACCAATTCACCGATCAGGTGAAAGCAGCGGGGATTTCTTTGGAGTCGGTCGAGGAAACCTTGCAGGAAGCGCAGACGGACCAAAAAGATTTCCAGGATCAAATTTTCAAAGTTGCAAAGAATAGCGAAGATGTAAAATCCTCTGCGGAAGTCCAGGAATCGGTTGTCATGAAAGTGAACGAAGCATTGGGTAAATTAAAATCCTCCGTTTCCGAATCCACTGAGCTTGCGGATAAAATCACCAAACTTGTCGGAGCCACAGAACAAGGATTTGATGAATTAAATGCGATCATCAAAAATATCAAATAATCTTGAAGAACATTCTTTTTATTTTCATCCTTTTCCTTTGTTTCGGCTTACTTTTCAGTTTTGCTTTTTTCGGGAATTTTCAAACGCTCAAGATTGATTTGAAAGAAGGAATTGAAATTCCAAATCGAATCGGTGAAAAGGTTCGCATCACTGAGGAAGACGATTTCTCCACTTTGGTCTTTTCCGGATTTTTGGACTGCCAGACGGTTTGCGCCACGTCTCTTCCTTGGTTGGAAAAGATCGTTTCCGAAACACAACCAAACAAGGTAAAGGTTATATTTCTGGACTTAAGCGAAACTGAAAATCCTTCCGGTTTGGCGACATTCTCCACCCGATTTCCTCATATCCAAAGAGTGAAACCGGATGCAAAAGAAAGGCATTCGGTTTTGGAGAAATTGAGACTGGTCCGCTCAAATACGAATCATCACTCTTCCCGTTTGTTTATCCACAGGGCAGGCTCCTCCGAAGCGGAGTGGGTAGACCGAGTGGACTCCCGATTTTATACAAATTGGCCCAAGTTAAGGGCAAATTGACACAAAAACTGAAAAAATCCTTGTCCTCTTTTCTTTCTTAGGCCAAAATTAAACTCTAACGGAGTTTTTCCATGTCCCAAGCCACACTCTCTCACTCGAACGGATCGGTCACCCACGTAAGCTCAATCAAAAGTTTTACTCCTTCTGACATCGGCCGCATCATCCCTGCGCAAAAAGCGAAATCCCTGGAACTTCGCCTATCGACTGCTAAAGAACGAATTACGAAGTTAAAAAAACTAAAAAACGTCATATTCAAATACCAAACTGAAATCCAAAAAGCGCTCCACGCCGATTTTCATAAATCGGCCAGAGAAGTGGATATTTCTGAGATCCTTCCTACGATCGGTGAAATCAACGACGCGATCAAACATGTGAAGTCTTGGATGAGACCCGTGAACGTAAGTACTCCGATCACTCTTCTCGGATCAGTAAGTAAAATCGTTTACGAACCGAAAGGAGTGTGTCTTATCATCGCTCCTTGGAATTATCCGTTTCATTTGGCTGTGGCACCGATTGCAGCAGCCATCGCTGCGGGAAATACAATCGTT
The nucleotide sequence above comes from Leptospira kobayashii. Encoded proteins:
- a CDS encoding 7TM diverse intracellular signaling domain-containing protein, which encodes MKYRISLVFLVFIASVSFVCTEKKDIKIAKQGFFDLSGVDLSDFYKYKLEGEWELYWNNLGDFEAIDNTPKDGIKYAEVPKSWNSYRPEGKGGDGYATYRLTVRLPAYGIRYYLRIPPQTSAYRLYVNRKLLTHSGTVAETKIGEEPKYKLLFSSFEPTSYDTEFILVVSNFHHARGGFRRSLELGSRSAIQVENIRFSAGEIFVFGALISMGLYQLTVFLLRREEYGSLFFAIFCFLTSIRLVVLDNFYIMYVFPDFSWELMQKIDYISSPFLVTAFLSYFKSLYPNKSDVPNWLLISSWVSSILFGAFVLLTDAIVFSKANFLSLTMVLLFCFSILFYVIKVYRAKRKDSELIFYGFLLLMIGGLNDLVAGNFMPNAPPLLGFFLFFFCLIQSVLLSRRNARIYSSMEKLTEEVIEINKRLEESNLAYSKFVPLKFLESFDKPKSIDVVRGDYVVRNMTVLSSDIRDFTSISEALSPSDNFLFLNDYLSRVGPVIRSNQGFIEKYIGDAILAFFDKGPDSAILTAIDMHKVIALWNNSNRAENYPEIQIGVGIHYGELMLGVIGEEQRIESAVLSDTAGIANTLESMTKKYGAKVIISLDALLETKEPDSHPHRILDFIKVPAKNKLVGIAEILLEGLEDNAHLKILSKVPFERGVNAFWDGNFSEALDEFNYVLNINPTDKASKLYREKSILYIQNGAPPGWEKG
- a CDS encoding methyl-accepting chemotaxis protein, which gives rise to MKTSTHHFQDRLTSEIISRSKVADRWFLFGFLIHIPISVLFSIQFGTQIPTLITGGFAFLIGLVSYYLFLGSRKLKIINSCLIMLWSAILIQAQVGRIEMHFHVFSGLALLLIYEDWIVFLTGGAFIAVHHALFNFLQSKEIQIAGIPIQIFNYGCGWDIVAVHAFFVIVECLALGYLAIVFRSRLANQLKSIIKTEETSDHLRKLVEEAQKKSETFAESHEKLRASSGQWKDKNLLQSYSLEMIEESIIKNSEQSHQIFSIGTEQSEGTKSLLTASGNFLKKINLFRDATNEARTNMSHALNHADSSEKGMKEIVQSFGGLNQYSLEMDKILKVIRDIAERVNLLALNASIEAARAGDAGQGFSVVAHEVSKLSDSTKSALRDIGLLVSAMIKEIQKSELNSVEIAKIHHQFTDQVKAAGISLESVEETLQEAQTDQKDFQDQIFKVAKNSEDVKSSAEVQESVVMKVNEALGKLKSSVSESTELADKITKLVGATEQGFDELNAIIKNIK